The Thermococcus sp. 4557 genomic sequence GACATAACCCTGCCCCTGAGCTCGCTCGGTATCGCGCGCTGTATTTTCGAATTGAGGGGCACGTCTATGAAGGCCTCTATGCTGCCCCACAGGATGTTTATCCCCGCGAGGAAAAAGAACGCCCCGTTTCTCCCCAGGCCGGAGAAGGGGCTTATCGCCCACGTAAAGGCGAGTATCATCACCCCGTCCAGGAGGAGGGTGTGGAAAAGGTACCTCCCGGCTCTCTTCCCGAATTTAATCGCTATCAGGCCGTTTCCGATGAGCGCCCCTCCCATGAAGGCACTCTCCAGAAGACCGAACTGGTAGCTCGAGAACTTCAGCACCTCCCTGTAGGAGTACGGCATAATAACTGCCCCAAAGGGCTGGCCGAGGGCTATCATAAAGAGGGCGAAGAACATGAGGGTCGAGAGGTATCTGTTGGAGCGGAGAAATCCGATGCCCTCTTTAAGGTCCTCGATAACCTGGGAAAAGCTCTCCAATTCCTTCGTACGCCACTCGTACTTTATCAGCATCTCAAACAGGCCAGAGCCGAAGAAGCTGACCGCATTTATGAGGATGGCCAGCTTGATACCTCCGACGGCGTAGATGAACCCTCCGAGGGCAGGACCGACGAGACGGGCGAGTATGGTGAATGACGAGACCGTGGAATTGGCCTTCTCGAGCTCATCGGGTTCCACGAGGTCAGGGAACATCGCCCCGGTCCCGGCCGAGAAGAACGCTCCCATGACGGCCATTATCACCTGGACGACCAGAAGCTGGTAGATGCCCAGGAGGTCGAAAGCGATGACGCCGAAGAGAAGGACTCCCCTCGCAAGATCAAAGCCGACCATCAGGTGCTTTCGGTTGTAGCGGTCGCCCACCACACCGGCGAAGGGCATGATTATGAGAACGGGTATCATCTCGGCGAGGATGAAGGCAGTCATCATCGAGCCGCTGTGGGTCTGGTCAAGGACGTAGAGGGGCAGTGCAACGTCCTGCACCGCCCAGCCGAGCTGGGAAACGAACCTCCCCACTGCGAAGAGCCAGAAGTTCCTGTTGAGGCTCACGGCACCACCTCCGCGTTTTCTGAGCCGATGTTTATAACGGTTTCCCTGAAGCGGAGGTAATAATACAGGGTTATCAGCACGCTCGGGACGGTGAGGGCGAGGATTATCACCGTTGTTCCCGCGACGTCGATGAGGGGTCCAACGAGGGCCATGCCCAGCGGGGTCGTTGCCATCATCACCGTCTCAAAAGCCGTGAAAAATCTGGAGCGGACCTCATCTGGGACTGCCTTCTGGAGCTTCGTGAAGAGCGGGATGTTGACCAGGGTGTTGAAGAGCCCTATCAGGCCGATTATCCCCAGCAGGGACGGATAGGCCAGCTCTCCAAGGATGGAGCGCGTCACGAAGGCAAGGCCCGTCAGGCAGAGGAGCTGGGCAAACAGCGCTCCAAAGAGGAAGTCCTCGGATTTCTCGCCGAGCTTCAATGCAATGAGCATGTTTCCGGCCAGCGCCCCTAGGGTCGCCGCCGTCTCGACGCTGCCGAACTTGACGGCGGAGAGGCCCAGTTCAATCCTGGCGAGATAGGGAAGGACCACCGTGAACACCGGGTTGAGGAGGGTGTTGAGCAGTATCCCGAAGCTCACTAGCACCATGAGGTTCTTTGAGCTCTTCATGAAGCGGAAGCCTTCGAGCATGTCGTCCCAGACCTCGTGGAGGCTTGAGAGCTCCCGCGTTTCCCTGCGGTACTCGATCAGGATTTCAAACAGTCCCGAGCCAAAGAAGCTCACAGCGTTCACCAGGAGGGCCAGTTTGATTCCGCCGAGGGCGTAGATTAGCCCGCCGAGGATGGGGCCGAGTATCCTTAGTATCTGGCCACCGCTCTGCAGTATCGAGTTCGCCCTCGCAAGCTGCTCCCTCTCCACCAGGTCGGGAAACATCCCGACTATGCCGGCCGAGAAGAACGCCCCCATAACGCTCATCGCCATCTGAACGGCCAGGAGCTGGTATATTCCCAGCAGGTTGAACCCTATGACCGCGAAGAGGAGGACTCCCCTCGCTATGTCGAGGCCGTACATGAGCTTCTTCCTGTCGTAGCGGTCACCGATAACCCCGGCTATCGGGTTCACGAGCAACCTCGGAATTAGCTCGGCCATTATGAAGAGGCTCATCATCGCCCCGCTGCCGGTCTGGTCGAGCACATAGAGCGGAACGGCAACGTCCTGCACGACCCATCCGGCCTGTGATATCCACCTGCCCACGGTGTAGAGCCAGAAGTTCCGGCCCATCCTCCGGAAGTCCTCGAACATCCCCGCTAACCCCCATGCATCTCTCACTTAATTGTCGAATTAAGTAATTGAAGAATTAAAGAATCAAATAAGCTCGACCCTCACGTCGCCGTTCACAGTGCTGGCCCGGACCTCGAACTCACCCGTCCCTATAACGGGGTCGTCCGGGTCTATGCCGACCAGTTTGACGTCTCCATTGACCCTTTTGCTGACTATCCTGGCATCGCAGAACTCGGTCAGGCGAAGCACGATGTCACCGTTGACGCAGCTTACCTCAACGTCCCCCTCGAGCTCCTCGATGGTAAGTTCGATTTCACCGTTCACGGTGGAGGCCTTCAGGGGGCCAGCAACCGTTAGGTGAGCCCTTATCTCGCCGTTCACCGTGCTGAGCTTTTCGGCCTCGCAGTCCTTCAGGCCTATCTCGCCGTTAACCGTCGTGACTTCCTCAAAGCGCACGCCCCTGGCCTTAAGCTCGCCGTTCACGTTCTTCGCGCTCACCGGGACGCTCCGGGGAACCTTCACCTCTATCTCAGCCCAACCGTTCTCCCTGAGCAGGTTCAGGAACTTTTTCTTCGGCTCCTCCTTGATGACGAGCCTGCTTCCCTTTTGCTCGACTTCAACGTTTACCTCGCCGTGTACGGTGTAGTTCACCTCAACGTAGTCGTTTTCCCATCCCTCGATCTCGATCTGGCCGTTGGTGGCCTTTATATCAACTTCCCGGACGTTTTCAAATATCATATCAAACCCTCCAGCGGATGAAATTCAAAATCGAAAAGGGGCCTCTCGTGCCCCGTCTTCTTTTCGCAACATTCCTCCCGCCCATCGGCGATTGTGATGGTATCGGGAGCCGTTGAGATTGCCGCGGTCTCCATCCCGCTCACCCCAGGTAGGCGGTCAGCTCGTCGAGGAGCTCCTTCACGCGCCTGTTGAGCAGGGTTCTGTCTATGCCAAGTCCCTCTATCAGCTCGGCGCTCTGCTCCTCCACTATCTCCTTCGCCTTCCTGACCACCAGCCTGTAGGCGTCGCCGTTCTCTATGGTGTACGCTTTGCCCCCCGTCCTTATGCGCACCGTGCCGTCTCTGGCGGAGATTACGACGTCCTCGATGCGTATCTTGGCCCGTCCCCTGCCGACGCTGACCGAGACGTCACCCGAGCGCAGGGATACCGTCTCACCAAGGCTGAGGCTCTCGCTTCCGCTCCTGTATACGACCCTCTCACCGTCGACCTCGATGGAGTACTCGTCGGTCTGGACCTTCAGCCTCTCGCCGACCTTGGTGAGCTGGAAGCCGTTGCGGAGCTCCTTGATGGTTAGCATGTCCTCAGGGGGCATCTCAGGGTTGCCCTCGCGGAACCTCATCGGGCCTATCTTGACCTCTTCACCGCTGGGCGTCTCTATGACCTCAATGAAGGGCAGCTTCACGTACTCGAAGCCCTCGCCCTCGTAGACCTTGATGAATCCCAGATCAATCACGCTGTCCTTCTTGCCCTTCCGATAGAGCCTGTCGGGGTTCACGAGGTCGTTCACCCTTGAGACGAAGCCTGGATCCGCGGAAGTTTTCCGCCCGGCTATCTTCTCCTCGGTCCACACGATGACCGGGCTGAGGAGCCTCTTCGTCACCCTACCGAGAGGTGTATCGGCCTCGACCGTGACCTCCCCGTCCACGACCCAGCCGACCTTCTTCCTTCCGAACTTCACGGGATAGGCCTTGCCGGTTCCCTTGAGCCTCACCCCGCCGAAATCGGCGCCTTCGAACTCGTATGCCTTGCCTTCAACTTTGATGTCGAGCCTCCTCTCATCGAACTTCGCCAGCAGAATTCCCGCTATGACGAGGACGACAGCGTAAGCGAAGGCCGTTCCCGCGTAGTCGTGGAGCGCCTCGGACATTCCCAGCCACCCTCCGAAAAACAGGAAGACGCTCGTCCAGAAGAAGCCCTTGGCTAGAGCGAAGACTATTCCGCTTATCGTCACCCCGAACCACTTGCCAACCGAGAGCAGCTCGAAGGCGAACAGGAGCGCCACGATGGCGTAGACCAGCTGGTCGTTGTAGGCCTCAAGCCTCAGCGGCCCCTTGAACAGCCATGCGATGAGCAGTATCGCTGTGAGGGCTTTGATGTACTCCGCTATCCTGAACCTTGGGCCTTCATGAGGAACGGCCCGATACTTCCAACCAAAACTCATTCTTCCACCTCCTCAAGGGCAGTTATTATCTCAAGCAAGCGCAAAAAGAGACGTCCGTCGGGCGATATTTCGTACCTTTCTCCCTTTCTCACCATCCGGGTTTTCACCAGGAGCTTCAGGTGGTGGGAAACGGTGGGGCTTTCCACCCCAAGGGCATCCTTTATCTCCTTGAAGCCCATCGGCCCCTCGGAAAGCATCTTCAGGATCCTTATCCTGTCCGGGTTGGCGAGGGCCTTGAGGGTTTTCGCAGCTCTCTCCTCGTCTATCTCGGGCAGGCTTCCGCCTTCGAGCTTTCTCCTGAGGCGGGCCTTTATCGAGAGCATGACCTCATCAACGGGGTCAATGCTTTCCTCCAGCACCTCCAGCCTCTTCTTCAGCTCTTCGAGCTGAACCTTCAGGTCGTTCTCCATGGTACCACCAGGTACAGATTTTTGTAGTACAATTTTCTGTACTCAACTAGTGCGCTAGGTATATAAAAGTTTATCGGTTGGTGGCCCCACGAGATAAGTGCCGTCCTAAATATCCGGAAGAGTGGGGAAGAGAAAAGCAAGGAAATCAATTCTCTGCCGAAAGTTCGGCCTCTATGGTATTTATTTCCTCGTCCAGGATGTCGCGTATCTTCTTAAGGAGTTCCAGATACTCAATCACGGTCTCCCTGTCCATGGCCTTTTTCTCCCCCATCTCCTCAAGTTTTCTATTCAGGGCTTCGTGATAGTTGATGGAGGTGTACAGAACCCGAAGGGCCAGTTCGTTGGAAGTTTTTAAATAATCGAGACCCTTTTCAGTCAGGCGGTATTTCACACGCCTCACCCTGCCCCGGTACTCCTCGCGGGGCTCCAGGAGGCCTTCCTCGACCATCTTGTTGAGGAGTGTGTAGAGGTTGCTGTGGCTGGGCTTCCAGAGACCGATGGCCAGTTTCTCAAGCTCTTTCAGTATCTCGTAGCCATGTGCCTCTCCCTTCAGGCCAACTATGACGAGTATTATGTCCTTCAGCGGGACCGTGAAGAGCCCCTTGATTATCCTCCTCTCTATGTCTCTTCCCATTGTCACCACCTATAGTCAAAGGTTGAACCGTAATCCTTATAAACGCTTCTCTCAACGACATGCCAAACTTTGACATGTTTGAATTCATCATGTTGATAAGCGACAATGGTGGTGAAGATGGCTTGGAATGAATGGATAGTGAAGCACGCAAAGGCCATTGTGGCCCTCTGGATTATCGTGGTCATAGCCGCGATGCCCCTTGCAGCAGAGCTGAACGACCTCACCAACTACAGCACGGACCAGTTCCTGCCCAAGGACGTGGAATCCGTCAAGGTGCAGGAAACACTCACGGAAGAGTTCCCGGAGTTCGCGACCAGCGACAACCAGACGTACATGATAGTGAACGGGGTGGACGTGAACGACCCCGCGACGCGGGATGCCTATGAGCGCTTTAAGGCTGAGGCAGGGCCCTACGGTTCGAATTTCACCTCCTACTACGATGCCGTTGATATGCTCCACAACAAATCCTACGAGATAGCTCTCAACCTCACAAAAACGACCGCCAACCTGACCGGAATCTTCTACGGCTCGGCCCTCAACGCCAGCAGCACTTACGGAACCCTTCTCATTCAGATTGAGAACCTCAGCGACCAGGTCGAGACCCTCAACGGGACCGTCCCCCAGCTTGCAGGGGCATACCTCGCGCTCGATGCCAACCTGAGCGTCCTCTACAACCAGAGTCTAGCCCTCAGGGGAGCACTCAACCAGACGGATTTGGCCTACGTTGAACTCCACGGAAACCTCACCAGCGCAAGCGAGCAGTTGGGAACGCTGAACTCAACGATAGCGGCCCTCAACGTCGGCCTCTACAACCTGAGCGACGGTTACGCCAGAACCTACCTCGGAGTTCTCGGAACCTACGGAGCCCTCGTTCAGGCAGGGGCTTACCAGAGCGGACTCAACGAAATGACGGCTCAAGCCATAGCCACCCAGCTAGGCGTTCCCGTTGAGTTTGTCTACGCCGTCTACAACGCCACCTACCCTGCCTACTCCGCCTATGGATCAACAGCCATAACCGACGCGCTCCTCGCCAACGTCACGAGAGCGATGGTTCTAAGTCAGATAGATGACCCGATGCAGAAGAACCTCACGGAGGCGTACTCCGTAGCTTTCTATCAGGGCGTCGTAGCGTTCGACGAACAGGCTGGCAGTGACTACGCCCTCATTCAGCTCGGCGAGAACGCGGTTAAACCCGTCGAGGAGATAGCGGGCAACGCCCTGAAGAACCTCCCGCTCATTATTGAGAAGGCTGAAGGGACCTTTGAAGTTCCCGGCTTCGGCGAGGTTCCCGCGAAGACACTCGCATACACCGTCAACGTCTCCATAAGCCTCGGAGAGAACCCAAGTGCTCCCGCCGTTGAGAACGCCACAATCGAGGTCGCGAAGGCACTCATGACTGGCAGTCCGCTCCTCGAGATGCCAAACGCCAACGAGGTACTGAGAACGCTCCTCGTCTACGGCCCGACCAGGGAGCTCGAAATTAACCTCCTCACCGGGGCGCTGGTCGAGAAGCTCCCAGCCGAGCAGAAGTCCCTGGCCAAGCCGATAGCGAAGACCGTCGTTGCCTTCGACGCCAAAGCAACAGGCGTTCTGGCGAAGAACCCCGAGACCTTGAAGAAGGCAACCGTTTCACTGCTCGCAGAGCTCATGAAGGAGAGAGGCGTTGAGCTCCCCGAGAACATAATAAGCGAGGTCTACGACTCAAACGGAAACGTCTTTCCAATTGCAAGGGAGATTCTGATTCAAAAGACCTCCGAGGAGGTCGGAGACGAGAAAACCGCCAGAATTATCGTCGATGCGGCTCTTAAGAACCCCGAGGAACTGGCCGGTGGAGCTGGCGTTAAAGAGACCGTCAAGGAGATAATCACGAGCCTGGCCGGAGACGTCCCGATAGACCTCGGCAGGGCTGTGGACGATGTTTACGCCGGCAAGAATCCGGAGGAGATAGCCTACAGTCTGTTCAAGCAGGGCGTCGATGAGAAGCTCGCCAACGTCAGCGCGCCGGAGGACGTCAAGGGGACGCTGAAAGAGATTATGCTCGCAGTCGCGAAGAACTACCCGATGAGCGAGTCCCAGATTGAGGTCCTCGTCAAGGAGAAGACCGCAAAGCTCGTCGAGAAGTTCGTGAAGGAGATAAACCTCGGAGTCGAGCTCCACATCAACGCCACCCAGCTCGTTGATATAGCCTTCCAGTTCAGGGACGACCCGAGCAGGATAACCAGGGAAGACGTCAAGCAGATAGAGGGGGAGATTTACCCGTCCATCTACAGCCTCGCCAAGGACTACATCGGCATGCTCAAGAGCCCGGACAACAGGACGATGCTCATCCTGTTTACCCCCAAGGGAATTGAGGGCGTCAGCGACATTGAAAAGCAGAGCAGGGTTCAGTACGAGAACTCGCTGAAGGCCAAAGAGGTCGCCCTGAAGGAGTTCGGAGCGGTCTCGCCGAAAGTTGAGGTGTACGTAACGGGAACGCCCATTCAGACATACGAGGCCATTAAATACGGCAAAGAAGACAACGACAAGACCACGAAGTTCAGCATAGCCGGGGCGCTTCTCGTGCTCCTTATCCTAATGGGCGCGGCTTTACTCGCAACGCTCCTGCCCTTCACCGGTGTCGCGACGGCAACGCTCACCGCGCTGGGAATCCTCTACCTGCTCGC encodes the following:
- a CDS encoding MFS transporter; the protein is MSLNRNFWLFAVGRFVSQLGWAVQDVALPLYVLDQTHSGSMMTAFILAEMIPVLIIMPFAGVVGDRYNRKHLMVGFDLARGVLLFGVIAFDLLGIYQLLVVQVIMAVMGAFFSAGTGAMFPDLVEPDELEKANSTVSSFTILARLVGPALGGFIYAVGGIKLAILINAVSFFGSGLFEMLIKYEWRTKELESFSQVIEDLKEGIGFLRSNRYLSTLMFFALFMIALGQPFGAVIMPYSYREVLKFSSYQFGLLESAFMGGALIGNGLIAIKFGKRAGRYLFHTLLLDGVMILAFTWAISPFSGLGRNGAFFFLAGINILWGSIEAFIDVPLNSKIQRAIPSELRGRVMSAMAVLMHLSSPLGLIAVGPLLDRFPAWEVTVVIWAGMAAVVAYFWARHREVLLKEQKYGESEGVT
- a CDS encoding MFS transporter, which encodes MFEDFRRMGRNFWLYTVGRWISQAGWVVQDVAVPLYVLDQTGSGAMMSLFIMAELIPRLLVNPIAGVIGDRYDRKKLMYGLDIARGVLLFAVIGFNLLGIYQLLAVQMAMSVMGAFFSAGIVGMFPDLVEREQLARANSILQSGGQILRILGPILGGLIYALGGIKLALLVNAVSFFGSGLFEILIEYRRETRELSSLHEVWDDMLEGFRFMKSSKNLMVLVSFGILLNTLLNPVFTVVLPYLARIELGLSAVKFGSVETAATLGALAGNMLIALKLGEKSEDFLFGALFAQLLCLTGLAFVTRSILGELAYPSLLGIIGLIGLFNTLVNIPLFTKLQKAVPDEVRSRFFTAFETVMMATTPLGMALVGPLIDVAGTTVIILALTVPSVLITLYYYLRFRETVINIGSENAEVVP
- a CDS encoding DUF4097 family beta strand repeat-containing protein, translating into MIFENVREVDIKATNGQIEIEGWENDYVEVNYTVHGEVNVEVEQKGSRLVIKEEPKKKFLNLLRENGWAEIEVKVPRSVPVSAKNVNGELKARGVRFEEVTTVNGEIGLKDCEAEKLSTVNGEIRAHLTVAGPLKASTVNGEIELTIEELEGDVEVSCVNGDIVLRLTEFCDARIVSKRVNGDVKLVGIDPDDPVIGTGEFEVRASTVNGDVRVELI
- a CDS encoding helix-turn-helix transcriptional regulator, which encodes MENDLKVQLEELKKRLEVLEESIDPVDEVMLSIKARLRRKLEGGSLPEIDEERAAKTLKALANPDRIRILKMLSEGPMGFKEIKDALGVESPTVSHHLKLLVKTRMVRKGERYEISPDGRLFLRLLEIITALEEVEE
- a CDS encoding PadR family transcriptional regulator; the encoded protein is MGRDIERRIIKGLFTVPLKDIILVIVGLKGEAHGYEILKELEKLAIGLWKPSHSNLYTLLNKMVEEGLLEPREEYRGRVRRVKYRLTEKGLDYLKTSNELALRVLYTSINYHEALNRKLEEMGEKKAMDRETVIEYLELLKKIRDILDEEINTIEAELSAEN
- a CDS encoding MMPL family transporter; amino-acid sequence: MAWNEWIVKHAKAIVALWIIVVIAAMPLAAELNDLTNYSTDQFLPKDVESVKVQETLTEEFPEFATSDNQTYMIVNGVDVNDPATRDAYERFKAEAGPYGSNFTSYYDAVDMLHNKSYEIALNLTKTTANLTGIFYGSALNASSTYGTLLIQIENLSDQVETLNGTVPQLAGAYLALDANLSVLYNQSLALRGALNQTDLAYVELHGNLTSASEQLGTLNSTIAALNVGLYNLSDGYARTYLGVLGTYGALVQAGAYQSGLNEMTAQAIATQLGVPVEFVYAVYNATYPAYSAYGSTAITDALLANVTRAMVLSQIDDPMQKNLTEAYSVAFYQGVVAFDEQAGSDYALIQLGENAVKPVEEIAGNALKNLPLIIEKAEGTFEVPGFGEVPAKTLAYTVNVSISLGENPSAPAVENATIEVAKALMTGSPLLEMPNANEVLRTLLVYGPTRELEINLLTGALVEKLPAEQKSLAKPIAKTVVAFDAKATGVLAKNPETLKKATVSLLAELMKERGVELPENIISEVYDSNGNVFPIAREILIQKTSEEVGDEKTARIIVDAALKNPEELAGGAGVKETVKEIITSLAGDVPIDLGRAVDDVYAGKNPEEIAYSLFKQGVDEKLANVSAPEDVKGTLKEIMLAVAKNYPMSESQIEVLVKEKTAKLVEKFVKEINLGVELHINATQLVDIAFQFRDDPSRITREDVKQIEGEIYPSIYSLAKDYIGMLKSPDNRTMLILFTPKGIEGVSDIEKQSRVQYENSLKAKEVALKEFGAVSPKVEVYVTGTPIQTYEAIKYGKEDNDKTTKFSIAGALLVLLILMGAALLATLLPFTGVATATLTALGILYLLAKGDYLDVGSWAQMLTVTTALGLGIDYSTYYLHRFKEYLAEGYDHNRAASEALKRAKDAVLASASTDIIAFASFILAWEFPIFKTIGMIAPLAVIVVLLASLTFIPAITVLIGDKPIFWWPRHIKHHIESVDLHERSRIAEWAVRHAKVVVLIALLVAVPAAYNFVNFNGTHDIKLFIPKDSETYNFLQLSENTVGAGVTSPTYIVIDLGHPVGDGDLRTINDLADRISKVSGAKYVYTLTRPYGKPVNASVDELKSLGGNRYISEDGTKVLIQVTGEYGATDDRSKDMVRTIREVVKDEEESGAIKSGMVGGSTALALDLSDLINDVFWHRLFPVALLLMFLSLIPTLKGLPAVITTIGTIGTGVLLSITVSSWLFERVFGQQVMWFLPMLVFIVLLGVGIDYNSFYLVKARDEFERRSAKDALVVAAGTMDTLVVGLAAVLAATYGSLMTGATWGIREIGFALAVGVLLTATAAVYLIGPATMALFGEKAWWPLHKGGKKDERK